A region from the Tahibacter amnicola genome encodes:
- a CDS encoding ferredoxin--NADP reductase, which produces MTAFDTERVLRVRHWTPAYFSFTTTRGTGLRFENGQFVMIGLPVDGKPLVRAYSIASGNWEEELEFFSIKAPNGPLTSRLQHLREGDDILVSRKPTGTLLTHDLHAGRNLYLLATGTGLAPFLAVIKDPQTYERFERVVLAHGVRYESDLAYRDYLTRGLPEHEYLGETIRRQLLYYPAVTREPFAHQGRLTRLMASGQMMRDLGIEPLDAARDRAMICGSPQMLSDLRELLDARGFTASPRIGTPGEYVFERAFVEK; this is translated from the coding sequence ATGACTGCTTTTGACACGGAACGGGTCTTGCGCGTCAGACACTGGACGCCGGCCTATTTCAGCTTCACCACGACGCGTGGCACCGGCCTTCGCTTCGAGAACGGCCAGTTCGTCATGATCGGGCTGCCGGTCGATGGCAAGCCGCTGGTGCGTGCCTACTCGATCGCATCGGGGAACTGGGAAGAGGAGCTGGAGTTTTTCAGCATCAAGGCGCCGAATGGTCCGCTCACCTCGCGGCTGCAGCATCTGCGGGAAGGTGACGACATTCTGGTGAGCCGCAAGCCGACAGGCACGCTGCTCACGCACGACCTGCATGCCGGGCGCAACCTTTACCTGTTGGCGACCGGCACCGGCCTGGCGCCGTTTCTCGCCGTGATCAAGGACCCGCAGACCTATGAGCGGTTCGAGCGTGTCGTCCTGGCGCACGGCGTGCGCTACGAATCGGACCTGGCCTATCGCGACTACCTTACGCGCGGGCTGCCCGAACACGAGTACCTGGGCGAGACGATCCGTCGCCAGCTGCTGTACTACCCGGCCGTCACCCGCGAGCCCTTCGCGCACCAGGGTCGGCTCACCCGGTTGATGGCGAGCGGCCAGATGATGCGGGACCTGGGTATCGAGCCGCTCGACGCGGCGCGCGACCGCGCCATGATCTGCGGCAGCCCCCAGATGCTGTCCGACCTGCGCGAGCTGCTGGATGCACGCGGCTTCACGGCCTCGCCGCGCATCGGTACACCCGGTGAATATGTCTTTGAACGGGCTTTTGTGGAGAAATGA
- the ybeY gene encoding rRNA maturation RNase YbeY, which translates to MNLSLHVSRASGLPRAGVPTRASFQAWVEAALRVARRRRAAELTIRIVDTPEGRELNRTYRQRDYATNVLSFPADLPPGLRLPLLGDLVICAPVVAREAREQGKALRDHYAHMTIHGTLHLLGYDHMADDEAEAMETLERRALAGLGISDPYD; encoded by the coding sequence ATGAACCTGAGCCTGCACGTCTCACGCGCCAGCGGCCTGCCGCGCGCGGGTGTACCGACGCGCGCCAGTTTCCAGGCGTGGGTCGAAGCGGCACTGCGCGTGGCCCGTCGTCGCCGCGCGGCGGAGCTGACCATCCGCATCGTCGATACGCCGGAAGGGCGCGAACTCAACCGCACCTACCGCCAGCGCGATTACGCCACGAACGTGCTGTCCTTTCCGGCCGACCTGCCACCCGGACTACGCCTGCCGCTGTTGGGGGATCTGGTGATCTGCGCACCGGTCGTCGCCCGCGAGGCGCGTGAACAGGGCAAGGCGCTGCGCGACCACTATGCCCACATGACCATACACGGCACCTTGCACCTGCTCGGCTACGACCACATGGCGGATGACGAGGCCGAAGCAATGGAGACCCTGGAGCGGCGCGCGCTGGCCGGGCTGGGTATCAGCGATCCCTACGACTGA
- a CDS encoding TonB-dependent receptor: MREQEMMTAPVRTNQPGVALPQVPAAPRSIARRATLALAVCATVAGVPPMVHAEPLAETRLSAIDVDEVNGEAAKPGVEAASAGIVTAADLRVRPLSRPAEVLEVMPGLVATQHSGNGKGNQYFLRGFNLDHGTDLSTTIDGVPNNLRTHGHGQGYNDLNGLIPELIRRIEYRKGPYAADDGDFSSAGAAHIRYVDKVSRPFVDVTAGEHGFARVLAAGSGEFDHDRSLLLGVDLGRNDGPWEKPEDARRASVIAKFRQGNADTRWGIAYLGYRNRWASSDQVPLRAVESGRIGRFGQIDPDLGGDTSRHTLVADVTHATDTGEWQANAYAVRYRLDLFSNFTYLLEHPDEGDQFAQADDRTYYGGALTYSHRWTSGEVLHELATGAELRIDDIDRVGLYHTRARQTLGVVRQDQVAETSAGLHASLRSQWTSTFHSVVGLRGDYYDADVDSLLSPNSGAASQFRASPKFSLMYSPVAPLALYANAGRGFHSNDARGATTRVNPLAPSEPAQPLDLIVPTRGEEVGIRYAPVPNLMLSAVFWRLRIGSELVFSGDGGSTEASRASRRQGIEAELTYRPLPWLRLEADFARSQARFTEFDPAGDAIPGAIEKVASVGIYVDHGGRWSGGLRYRYLGPAPLVEDGSVRSRSTTLVNLDVNYAISTNAALRLEVHNLLDSDDNDITYFYESRMTGETDPVADIHFHPVEPRTVRLSWRYTF, encoded by the coding sequence GTGCGGGAGCAGGAAATGATGACCGCGCCGGTCAGAACGAATCAACCCGGTGTGGCGCTGCCGCAGGTTCCGGCGGCCCCTAGGTCGATCGCCCGTCGGGCGACGCTGGCCTTGGCCGTCTGCGCGACTGTCGCCGGCGTTCCACCGATGGTGCATGCCGAGCCGCTGGCCGAAACGCGGTTATCCGCGATCGATGTCGACGAAGTAAATGGCGAAGCGGCCAAGCCCGGCGTGGAGGCTGCATCGGCCGGTATCGTCACGGCGGCCGATCTGCGCGTACGTCCGCTGTCACGTCCGGCGGAGGTGCTGGAGGTGATGCCGGGCCTGGTTGCGACCCAGCACAGCGGCAACGGCAAGGGAAACCAGTATTTCCTGCGTGGATTCAATCTCGATCACGGGACCGATCTCTCCACGACGATCGACGGAGTGCCGAACAACCTGCGCACGCACGGCCACGGGCAGGGCTACAACGACCTCAACGGACTGATCCCGGAACTGATCCGGCGCATCGAGTACCGAAAGGGCCCCTACGCGGCGGACGACGGCGATTTCTCGTCTGCCGGTGCGGCGCATATTCGCTATGTGGATAAAGTTTCCAGGCCATTCGTCGACGTCACGGCCGGCGAGCACGGCTTCGCCCGCGTACTGGCGGCCGGATCGGGCGAGTTCGACCACGACCGGTCGCTCTTGCTCGGGGTGGACCTGGGCCGCAACGACGGTCCCTGGGAAAAGCCCGAAGACGCCCGGCGGGCGTCCGTCATCGCGAAGTTCCGCCAGGGCAATGCCGATACGCGCTGGGGCATCGCATACCTGGGCTACCGCAATCGCTGGGCGTCGAGCGACCAGGTCCCGTTGCGGGCGGTTGAATCCGGCCGCATCGGGCGGTTCGGTCAGATCGACCCGGACCTTGGAGGGGATACGTCGCGACATACCCTCGTGGCCGATGTGACGCATGCGACTGATACCGGCGAATGGCAGGCGAACGCCTACGCGGTTCGCTACCGGCTCGACCTGTTCTCCAACTTCACCTACCTGCTGGAGCACCCGGATGAGGGAGACCAGTTCGCGCAGGCGGACGATCGTACCTACTACGGCGGGGCGCTGACGTATTCGCACCGGTGGACTTCGGGCGAGGTCCTGCACGAACTGGCCACCGGTGCCGAACTGCGCATCGACGATATCGATCGCGTAGGGCTCTATCACACGCGGGCGCGTCAGACGCTGGGTGTCGTGCGGCAGGACCAGGTCGCGGAAACATCCGCCGGCCTGCATGCCAGCCTGCGCAGTCAGTGGACCAGCACGTTTCACAGCGTCGTTGGCCTCCGCGGTGACTACTACGATGCCGACGTCGACAGCCTGCTGTCGCCCAATTCCGGTGCTGCCAGCCAGTTCCGGGCCAGCCCGAAGTTCAGTCTGATGTATTCCCCGGTGGCACCGCTGGCGCTCTATGCCAATGCGGGGCGCGGCTTCCATTCGAACGACGCGCGCGGTGCGACCACCCGCGTCAATCCGCTGGCCCCCTCCGAGCCTGCGCAGCCACTGGATCTCATCGTGCCCACGCGCGGCGAGGAAGTGGGAATCCGCTACGCCCCGGTGCCAAACCTGATGCTCAGTGCCGTGTTCTGGCGGCTGCGCATCGGATCGGAACTGGTGTTCTCCGGCGACGGCGGTTCGACCGAGGCGAGCCGCGCCTCGCGCCGCCAGGGTATCGAGGCGGAACTGACCTACCGGCCATTGCCGTGGCTGCGGCTGGAGGCGGATTTCGCGCGTTCGCAGGCGCGTTTCACGGAATTCGATCCGGCCGGCGACGCCATCCCCGGTGCTATCGAGAAAGTGGCATCCGTTGGCATCTACGTGGACCACGGCGGCCGCTGGTCCGGTGGCCTGCGCTACCGCTATCTCGGCCCGGCACCGCTGGTGGAGGACGGCAGCGTGCGCTCCCGCTCGACCACGCTCGTCAATCTGGATGTCAACTACGCCATCAGTACGAACGCGGCGCTGCGGCTGGAGGTGCACAACCTCCTCGACAGTGACGACAACGACATCACCTATTTTTACGAGTCACGCATGACCGGTGAAACGGATCCTGTCGCGGACATCCATTTCCATCCCGTGGAGCCGCGCACTGTGCGCCTTTCCTGGCGCTACACCTTTTGA
- a CDS encoding adenylate/guanylate cyclase domain-containing protein gives MTQRQPLTILFADVSGSTKLFETRGDETARRIVSGVLNVLGEITQHHGGRVIKTIGDEVMCTFPGPLNGLLAATDMQKRVSSDPAFIRDNLAIRVGLHHGDTLLEDGDVYGDAVNTAARMSSLAKREQIVTTASTVSGVTNVGPLRTRALGTARVSGKLLPIEIVDVMWQEDTSNVTTVQRVVKLVEQGPRKQRLLLRYRSQSYEIDELAPPFSLGREASNNLMIDAEWVSRTHATIEYKRGHWVLGDRSTNGTWVRLGDGDELRLHRDELHLRRTGTISLGQETSLNPDYVLTFQCMEA, from the coding sequence ATGACCCAGCGCCAGCCCTTGACCATCCTCTTTGCCGACGTCTCCGGCAGCACCAAGCTGTTCGAGACCCGTGGCGACGAAACCGCGCGACGGATCGTATCCGGCGTGCTCAACGTCCTGGGGGAGATTACCCAGCATCACGGCGGGCGTGTCATCAAGACCATCGGCGACGAGGTCATGTGTACGTTTCCGGGGCCTCTCAACGGCCTGCTGGCCGCGACGGACATGCAGAAGCGGGTGTCCAGCGACCCGGCGTTCATCCGCGACAACCTGGCCATCCGCGTCGGCCTGCACCATGGCGACACCTTGCTCGAAGACGGCGACGTCTACGGCGATGCCGTGAACACGGCCGCCCGCATGAGCTCCCTGGCCAAGCGTGAGCAGATCGTCACCACGGCCAGTACTGTTTCGGGCGTCACCAACGTGGGGCCGTTGCGCACGCGTGCACTGGGAACGGCGCGGGTCTCGGGCAAACTGTTGCCGATCGAGATCGTCGACGTGATGTGGCAGGAAGACACCTCCAACGTGACCACCGTGCAGCGCGTGGTGAAGCTGGTGGAGCAGGGGCCGCGCAAACAGCGGCTGCTGCTGCGCTATCGCAGCCAGTCGTACGAGATCGACGAGCTGGCACCACCGTTCTCGCTCGGTCGCGAGGCCAGCAATAATCTGATGATCGACGCCGAGTGGGTCTCGCGGACGCACGCGACGATCGAATACAAGCGTGGCCATTGGGTGCTGGGGGACCGTTCCACCAACGGTACCTGGGTCCGCCTGGGCGACGGTGACGAATTGCGGCTGCATCGCGACGAGTTGCACCTGCGGCGCACGGGCACGATCAGCCTCGGCCAGGAAACCTCGCTCAATCCCGACTACGTCCTCACCTTCCAGTGCATGGAAGCGTGA
- a CDS encoding MDR family NADPH-dependent oxidoreductase — translation MKQIQFARTGIPSEVVACVDVPEPASPGPGEVLVQAQAFPINPADILTLRGGYARRADGVGVPGSEAVGVVVATGEGVANVAVGDRVIYLCRDNWLAFKCVPAHQVMPVPRQADLLQLAMLKVNPATAHCLLERFVALGADDWVIQNAANSGVGRSLTQLARLRGIRSISVVRRDDVSAELMALGATAVLRDGDDLAARVREQTGGARVALAVDAVGGAATARLADAVSDGATLVNYGGMQGEACIVRPDQLIFRDIAVRGFWLTRTVESMPYADAKLMYDALSGHVLAGNLHTPVEARYRAEEIQQAVAHAERGGRHGKVLVEFSN, via the coding sequence ATGAAGCAGATCCAGTTTGCCCGGACGGGCATCCCCAGCGAGGTCGTGGCGTGCGTGGATGTCCCCGAGCCGGCTTCGCCGGGGCCCGGCGAAGTGCTGGTGCAGGCCCAGGCGTTCCCCATCAACCCGGCCGACATTCTGACGCTGCGCGGCGGCTATGCCCGGCGCGCGGACGGCGTCGGCGTGCCCGGATCCGAGGCCGTTGGCGTGGTCGTGGCGACCGGCGAGGGTGTCGCGAACGTCGCCGTCGGTGATCGCGTCATCTACCTGTGCCGTGACAACTGGTTGGCGTTCAAGTGCGTGCCTGCGCACCAGGTCATGCCGGTGCCACGCCAGGCAGACCTGCTCCAGCTGGCGATGCTCAAAGTGAATCCGGCGACCGCGCACTGCCTGCTGGAACGGTTCGTTGCGCTTGGCGCAGACGACTGGGTGATTCAGAACGCGGCCAATTCCGGCGTCGGCCGCAGCCTCACCCAGTTGGCGCGCCTGCGCGGGATCCGCTCGATCAGCGTGGTGCGTAGGGACGACGTGTCCGCCGAGCTCATGGCGTTGGGGGCTACGGCCGTTCTGCGCGATGGTGACGACCTGGCAGCCCGGGTTCGTGAGCAGACGGGCGGTGCACGCGTCGCGCTGGCGGTGGACGCCGTTGGCGGCGCCGCGACCGCACGCCTGGCGGACGCGGTGTCGGACGGGGCCACCCTGGTCAACTACGGCGGCATGCAGGGCGAAGCATGCATCGTCCGGCCGGATCAGCTGATCTTCCGCGACATCGCCGTGCGTGGCTTCTGGCTGACCCGTACCGTGGAGTCCATGCCCTACGCCGACGCGAAGCTGATGTACGACGCGCTGTCCGGCCACGTGCTGGCGGGCAACCTGCACACGCCGGTGGAGGCGCGCTATCGCGCCGAAGAGATACAGCAGGCCGTGGCGCACGCCGAGCGTGGCGGTCGCCATGGCAAGGTGCTGGTGGAATTCAGCAACTAG
- a CDS encoding DUF4331 domain-containing protein, with protein MKSSTTQRLMALVQGVAVSVASLLCSTTAMASDHRESPEIVNYPTADIGDFWAFISPSDPSKLVFVMAVNPYAVPLISKSYIFSPDIRYVFKIDSDNDARADSEIVSRFSKENAFAHPDGHGGLTTQTFRTTFSMGLAPLVGKVTPTTQVRKTPLDPIILQGRDGTKAFAGLRDDPFFFDLVASDRTFSGMANGFRTKTDRFAWFAVSALVVEIPLASVYRGQPLRLWATTEELGQRGWKQIQRVGNPAVKGVYIPENMTERFNASEPHNDVRDFKAVAEQSARTMFGLQGETLDRLMGIIIPDTLTLDPTQPTKSPNGRALDDDLDLMFWFNLHAPIAYAPGDLDGVHGNDVPNSTTFPYLAPPIHPQ; from the coding sequence ATGAAATCCAGTACGACCCAGCGCTTGATGGCGCTCGTGCAAGGCGTGGCGGTTTCTGTCGCGTCGTTGCTCTGCAGTACCACCGCCATGGCTTCGGACCATCGCGAATCGCCCGAGATCGTCAACTATCCGACCGCGGATATCGGCGACTTCTGGGCCTTCATCAGCCCCAGTGATCCTTCGAAGCTGGTGTTCGTGATGGCGGTGAACCCGTATGCGGTTCCGCTGATCTCCAAGTCCTACATTTTCTCGCCAGACATCCGCTACGTCTTCAAGATCGACAGCGACAATGACGCGCGGGCTGACAGTGAGATCGTGTCGCGTTTCTCCAAGGAAAATGCGTTTGCGCATCCCGATGGTCACGGGGGCCTGACCACGCAGACCTTCCGCACGACTTTCTCGATGGGGCTGGCACCGCTGGTCGGCAAGGTCACGCCGACGACGCAGGTGCGCAAGACGCCGCTCGATCCGATCATTCTGCAGGGGCGCGACGGCACCAAGGCGTTCGCCGGCTTGCGCGACGACCCGTTCTTCTTCGACCTGGTCGCATCCGATCGCACTTTCTCTGGCATGGCCAACGGATTCCGCACCAAGACCGACCGCTTCGCCTGGTTCGCGGTGTCGGCGCTGGTGGTGGAGATTCCGCTCGCATCGGTCTATCGCGGGCAGCCACTGCGTCTGTGGGCAACCACCGAGGAGCTTGGCCAGCGCGGGTGGAAGCAGATCCAGCGCGTGGGCAATCCGGCAGTGAAGGGCGTCTACATTCCCGAGAACATGACTGAGCGTTTCAATGCAAGCGAACCGCACAACGACGTGCGCGACTTCAAGGCGGTCGCGGAGCAGTCGGCGCGGACCATGTTCGGGCTGCAGGGGGAAACGCTTGATCGGCTGATGGGCATCATCATCCCCGACACGCTGACCCTGGATCCGACCCAGCCGACCAAGTCGCCGAACGGCCGTGCGCTGGACGATGACCTCGACCTGATGTTCTGGTTCAACCTCCATGCACCTATCGCTTACGCGCCCGGCGATCTCGATGGCGTGCACGGCAACGACGTGCCCAACAGCACCACGTTCCCGTACCTCGCACCACCGATCCATCCGCAGTAA
- a CDS encoding PhoH family protein, producing the protein MTAPLSHRDFALQPDDVERLANLVGPFDEHLRQIELRLGVEINNRGNLFRVIGDDRTVELTMRLLHELYASTETETLDAHRLNLYLQQSGVEALHERAAEGAQEVVIRVKRGTIKGRGPNQARYLHAVATHDINFGIGPAGTGKTYLAVASAVDALEDNRVQRIILVRPAVEAGEKLGFLPGDLTQKVDPYLRPLYDALYEMLGFEKVAKLIERNVIEIAPLAYMRGRTLNDSFVILDEAQNTTVEQMKMFLTRIGFGSVAVVTGDVTQIDLPKHVRSGLRDAIDVLRGVDGISFTFFTARDVVRHPLVQRIVRAYESHERGAKE; encoded by the coding sequence ATGACAGCGCCCCTCTCCCATCGCGACTTTGCCCTCCAGCCCGACGATGTCGAGCGCCTGGCCAACCTGGTTGGCCCCTTCGACGAACACCTGCGCCAGATCGAACTGCGGCTGGGGGTGGAGATCAACAACCGCGGCAACCTCTTCCGGGTGATCGGCGACGATCGCACAGTCGAGCTGACCATGCGCCTGCTGCATGAACTCTACGCATCGACCGAGACCGAAACGCTGGATGCGCATCGGTTGAACCTGTATCTGCAGCAATCGGGTGTTGAAGCCCTGCACGAGCGCGCCGCCGAAGGGGCGCAGGAAGTCGTGATCCGGGTCAAGCGCGGCACCATCAAGGGACGCGGCCCGAACCAGGCGCGCTATCTCCATGCCGTGGCCACGCACGACATCAATTTCGGAATCGGGCCGGCCGGTACTGGCAAGACCTACCTCGCCGTCGCCAGCGCCGTCGATGCGCTCGAAGACAATCGCGTGCAGCGCATCATCCTGGTCCGCCCGGCCGTCGAGGCCGGCGAAAAGCTGGGCTTTCTGCCAGGCGACCTGACCCAGAAGGTCGATCCCTACCTGCGCCCACTCTACGATGCCCTCTACGAGATGCTCGGGTTCGAGAAAGTCGCCAAGCTGATCGAACGCAACGTCATTGAAATTGCCCCGCTGGCATACATGCGCGGACGCACGCTCAACGACTCCTTCGTGATCCTGGACGAGGCCCAGAACACGACGGTGGAACAAATGAAGATGTTTCTTACACGCATCGGCTTCGGGTCCGTTGCCGTCGTCACGGGCGATGTCACCCAGATCGACCTGCCCAAGCACGTGCGCTCCGGCCTGCGCGATGCGATCGATGTGCTGCGCGGTGTCGACGGCATCAGCTTCACCTTCTTCACCGCGCGGGACGTCGTTCGCCATCCGCTGGTTCAACGCATCGTCCGGGCGTACGAAAGCCACGAACGCGGGGCGAAGGAGTGA
- a CDS encoding HupE/UreJ family protein, giving the protein MAPLRNILLLLLTLCGMVRTVSAHSPSTSYLYLQAQESLIDVRWDVSLFDLNDAVTLDTNGDGAVTWGELRNQSARLATLLASHVVISQDGASCAPVPPIGLSVLHRQGDTFAVVQQGMRCKEALTSADLRYSFLFERNLKHRAIVTLNAGEPTASVLVASPEQRTVALRFDDNAMATSFGGFVVHGMHHILEGPDHILFVCTLIIAVLLPRRRPKTDARGLGSRLWELTKLVSVFTLAHSLTLGASALGLVAAPVRFFESAIAVSIVVMALNTLWPVVPDRFEKGVVFGFGLLHGLGFATLLQELSLPQTGRLASLAGFNIGVEIGQLAILVVAVPVVLSVSLWRPARAALVMASAFGIAVMGTFWFLQRALGIGA; this is encoded by the coding sequence ATGGCGCCGCTCCGTAATATTCTTCTTCTGCTGTTGACCCTGTGCGGGATGGTGCGGACGGTGTCCGCGCATAGCCCCAGCACGAGCTACCTGTACCTGCAGGCGCAGGAATCGCTGATCGACGTTCGGTGGGACGTCTCCCTGTTCGATCTCAACGACGCCGTCACCCTGGACACCAACGGCGACGGCGCGGTGACCTGGGGCGAATTGCGCAACCAATCCGCGCGCCTCGCGACACTATTGGCAAGCCATGTCGTGATCAGCCAGGACGGCGCATCCTGCGCGCCAGTTCCGCCGATAGGTCTCAGCGTGTTGCACCGGCAGGGTGATACGTTTGCGGTCGTACAGCAGGGCATGCGCTGCAAGGAAGCGCTGACGTCGGCTGACTTGCGCTATTCGTTTCTGTTCGAGCGGAATCTCAAGCACCGTGCGATAGTGACGCTGAATGCGGGCGAGCCGACGGCGTCCGTGCTGGTGGCTTCGCCGGAGCAGCGTACCGTCGCGCTGCGTTTCGACGACAACGCAATGGCGACCTCCTTCGGCGGATTTGTCGTCCATGGCATGCACCACATCCTGGAAGGGCCGGATCACATCCTCTTTGTCTGCACGCTGATCATCGCCGTGCTGCTGCCGCGGCGGCGTCCGAAGACGGATGCCCGTGGCCTGGGTTCCCGCCTGTGGGAACTGACCAAGCTGGTCTCGGTGTTCACGCTGGCGCATTCCCTGACGCTCGGGGCGTCGGCGCTGGGGCTTGTTGCAGCACCGGTCCGGTTCTTCGAATCAGCGATTGCGGTGTCGATCGTCGTGATGGCCCTGAACACCTTGTGGCCGGTTGTACCTGACCGGTTCGAGAAGGGCGTCGTGTTCGGTTTCGGCCTGCTGCACGGCCTGGGTTTCGCCACCTTGCTGCAGGAGCTGTCGCTGCCGCAGACAGGCAGGCTTGCCAGTCTCGCGGGCTTCAATATTGGCGTCGAGATCGGCCAGCTGGCCATTCTCGTGGTGGCCGTACCTGTCGTGCTGTCCGTTTCGTTGTGGCGGCCGGCGCGGGCAGCCTTGGTCATGGCCAGCGCATTCGGCATCGCCGTGATGGGCACCTTCTGGTTCCTCCAGCGCGCACTGGGCATCGGGGCCTGA
- a CDS encoding tetratricopeptide repeat protein, with protein MKIRLGNWLCGLLVAATATGSADAAEPYVPSDDGEVLVQLPASLRGQQTRIDGLKAQRDAAPTDVTVATELASHYLDVARRDRNLRYYGYAESAIQPWLSRADVPLATLVVRADIHQYFHRFDAAKADYLQVVRANPAYSKAWFSLAMISAAQADHETALAHCQALMRLNVHSWKLCRGAVSGGTSGIAQGQALLRSALDEIPSSAVDERIWALTALADIAVRLERIDEADIYFKEALALRKDSADVLLPYADFLLEQGRAQDALAVLANDGDTLNGAVRRCLALQVTSPGDIDACRLALKARFADSALRGDPPYFNEEVRANLYLFDDAARALALAKENWQMVKTPADAQLLLRAGLAANDVDAVTAVRQWLAPVAAANPALVRQLAVGPEASSHGAAP; from the coding sequence GTGAAGATCCGATTGGGCAACTGGTTGTGCGGCCTGCTCGTGGCCGCAACCGCCACCGGTTCTGCCGATGCGGCCGAACCCTACGTGCCGTCCGACGACGGCGAAGTCCTCGTCCAGCTGCCCGCGTCGCTGCGGGGCCAGCAGACCCGCATCGACGGGTTGAAGGCGCAGCGGGATGCCGCGCCAACGGATGTCACCGTTGCGACCGAACTGGCCAGCCATTATCTGGATGTGGCCAGGCGCGACCGCAACCTGCGCTACTACGGTTATGCCGAATCGGCGATCCAGCCCTGGCTGTCGCGCGCGGACGTTCCATTGGCGACGCTGGTCGTGCGCGCCGACATCCACCAGTACTTCCATCGCTTCGATGCGGCCAAGGCAGACTATCTGCAGGTGGTCCGTGCCAATCCCGCGTATTCCAAGGCCTGGTTCAGCCTGGCGATGATCAGCGCCGCCCAAGCCGACCATGAGACCGCGCTGGCGCACTGCCAGGCGCTGATGCGGCTCAATGTCCATTCGTGGAAGTTGTGCCGTGGTGCTGTCAGCGGGGGAACGTCCGGCATCGCGCAAGGCCAGGCGCTGCTCCGGTCCGCGCTGGACGAGATTCCGTCGTCGGCGGTGGATGAGCGGATCTGGGCGCTGACGGCGTTGGCGGATATCGCGGTGCGCCTGGAGCGGATCGACGAAGCCGATATCTATTTCAAGGAGGCACTCGCCCTGCGTAAAGACAGTGCCGACGTGCTGTTGCCGTATGCCGATTTCCTGCTCGAACAGGGCCGCGCACAGGACGCGCTGGCCGTGCTGGCGAACGATGGGGACACGCTCAATGGCGCGGTCCGGCGATGTCTGGCGCTGCAAGTCACGTCGCCGGGGGACATCGACGCCTGTCGTCTGGCGCTGAAGGCGCGATTTGCCGATAGCGCGTTGCGTGGCGATCCGCCGTACTTCAACGAGGAAGTCCGCGCCAATCTTTATCTGTTCGACGATGCCGCGCGAGCCCTCGCCCTGGCCAAGGAGAACTGGCAAATGGTCAAGACGCCGGCCGATGCGCAGCTGCTGCTGCGCGCCGGACTGGCGGCAAACGATGTGGATGCCGTAACGGCCGTTCGCCAGTGGCTCGCTCCCGTTGCCGCTGCCAATCCGGCGCTCGTGCGTCAGCTCGCTGTCGGACCGGAGGCATCCTCGCATGGCGCCGCTCCGTAA